In Rhodoflexus caldus, the genomic window ATTTCCAGTACAGCACCGATGCTACCGGTCTTACTTCGGGTACATGGACAGGAGTAAGCCAGTTAAACTTTTCAACGCTTAATCCTGCATTGGCTTCTTATGTAGGCACAACAGGTGCAAAAGACGGTAATGTAGCTTCTGTTTCAATTGTACATACGATTACAGGCTTAAATATTCCTGACGGCGCAACTTTCTGGATTCGTTGGTCAGACTTTAATGCTGCCGGTTCTGATGACGGTTTGGCCATAGATGATGTGGTGATTCAGGTTGATACGGGCACGCCTCAGGTAGTGCTTAATTCTGCTCCGAATGTTACCGTAGGCGGAGGCACTTCTTATGATTTCAGCGTTACCTATACCGACAACGTGCTTGTTGAGTACGTTACGTTAGGCAACGGCGACTTACAGGTTACCGGCCCGGGCGGCTTCAGCCAGTTAGTAACCTTCGTAAGCGCTGTACCTGCCACAAGTGCACCAAGTATTACGGCAACTTACCGAATCACTCCTCCCGGAGGTTCATGGGATGCGGCGGACAATGGTGTATATACCATTGTCATGCGCACTAACCAAGTGGAAGATAACGAGGGATATGCGGTAGACGGCGGCACGATTGGTACGTTTACGGTGAATATAGCCGGCCCGATGACCATTGCGGCTGCTCGTGCCACGCCTTTTGGTACAACAGTTACGGTTACGGGTGTTGTTACGGTTGCCAACCAGCATGGCGGTACCGTATTTATTCAAGATGCTACCGGCGGTATTGCTTTGTTTGACAATACAGCACCTTTTATGAATCAAGACCCTGATTTGCTTATTGGCAAAGAGGTTACGGTTACGGGCGTTGTATCGGAATTCGGACGCAGCGGTGGTACATATCCTGCCGGTACGCCTTACAGTGGTCTTACTCAAATTTCACCCGTTCTTTCATATACCATCGGTGCAAACGTAGGTGCGCCTGCGCCTAAGCCGCTTACGCTGAATACATTAAGCGAAGCAGATGAAGGCGAGTTGATTGAAATACCGAATGTTACATTTTCTATCAACAACCGTGGTATATTCGTACCTAATGCAAGTTTCTCTATTTCGGATGCTTCCGGCAGCGGCGTATTACGCACGCCTAACACCATTTTCAACAACTTTAATTTGTTAGGCAAAGTCATACCGGCTACTTCTGTTAAAATCGTGGGTGTTTTGAGCCAGTTTGCAGGCGGGTATCAAATTGTGCCGCGTTTTGTAAGCGATGTTGATGGAGCAACTTCTGCTACTACTCCTCACGATGCCATTCCTGCCAATGAAACGCTGGATATTGTAACCCTTAACGTGGAATGGTTCGGACATCCGAGCAACGGGCCTACTGATGACAACTTGCAGCGTACCAATTTGGCAACTGTTCTTAATCAGTTGCAAGCCGATGTTTATGTGTTGCAGGAAATATGCAATGTGGCACAGTTTAACAGTTTGGTGAGTGCCATGCCCGGCTATGCGGCTAAACTTGTAACAGAATGTTTCTCCAACCGTCCTTCTTCGCCTACCGGTGCACAGATAGATGATGGACAGAAAATAGCATTTATCTACAAAACATCGGTTATTACGCCCGATGCCACATTTAACGGAGGTGAACCGCTCTGCTATTTATCAGGTTATCCTGTACCTCCCGATTATCCGCAGCCTTTTGGTGCTTCAATTAGCAATCCGAGCCGTTTCTGGGCAAGTGGCAGATTCCCTGCATTGTTTGTAGTAGATGCTACAATCAACGGTGCTACTCGCAAGTTGCATTTGTTTGGTATTCATGCGCGTGCTAACAGCAGTTCTGTTGCTCTTGAAAATTACAGTATGCGTAAATTTGACATCAATGCGTTCAAGCAACGCTTAGATGTGGATTTTCCGAATGCTAATATCATTGTTGCGGGTGATTACAACGACGACGTGGATGTTACGGTTTCCGATAATCCGTTAAACGGCCCGTCTACATACGATGTGTTTGTCAATGACCCTGCGGCCTATCGTGTGTTGAGCGGTTCATTGAGTGCTCAGGGATGGCGTTCTTATGCCTCTCGCACCAACATGATTGACCATATCATGGTTTCCGATGAGCTGTTCAATAACCATTTGGCCGGTAGTGAGTTGGTAATAGACCCATACTCTTTGTTGCCTAACTTTAACTTTAATACAACTGTTACCGACCACCTGCCCGTAGGAACTCGTTTCCGCTTCGCAGAAATAACCGTAACGCCTGCATCTTTGGCAGCATTCAATACAACTTACGGTACTCCGGCTGCTGTTCAGAGTTTTACGGTTAGTGGAGACTACCTCTCCGCAGGTATTACCATTACTGCTCCTGCCGGATTTGAGGTTTCTACCAATTCTTCATCAGGTTTTGCGGCAAGTATTACCATAGGAACGGCTCCGACGGTTGCCGCTACTACTATTTATGTGCGTTTAAAAACCGATGCAACCGTAGCAGGTAGTCCTTACAGCGGAAATATTACAGTAGCAAGTGCAGGTGCAGCTACCAAAACCGTAAGCATCCCGAATAGTACGGTAAGCCCCAAACCGCTGACCGTAACGGGTGCCATGGCGCAAAACAAGGTTTACGACGGTACAACAACGGCAACCATCACGGGTGCAA contains:
- a CDS encoding YDG domain-containing protein, translating into MLLLLVPLNQAWAQAVSMTGTTGSYSQDFNTLITIGTGTWTDNSTISGWYAQRSGTGTTIVANDGGANAGNLYSYGTATTSERALGSVGSGGAGAGNFAWGVQLQNNTGSTITNLTLAYTGEQWRNSGAVVQSVTVWYRISATENTALTPNNSTGWTQVTALAFNSPVTGGTASPLDGNAAANRVVFPATAISGSLSIPAGHYIMIKWDDPDHSGADHGLAIDDVTISWTSAPNPAPTAALTTAPNVTSGGGTAYNFTVTYTDNSNVNYSTLDNNDIEVTGPGGFSQFADFISAVPAANSPSIVATYRITPPGGSWDAADNGSYTIAMRANQVTDDAGAPVAAGTLGNFNVNIFAAISLTTAPYTQDFNSLANTGTSNTTVPFGWYFAESGTAANAAYRADDGGSNTGDTYSYGDTGSNERAFGGLQSGSLVPVIGAAITNNTGAPITSLRILYKGELWRVGTASREDRLDFQYSTDATGLTSGTWTGVSQLNFSTLNPALASYVGTTGAKDGNVASVSIVHTITGLNIPDGATFWIRWSDFNAAGSDDGLAIDDVVIQVDTGTPQVVLNSAPNVTVGGGTSYDFSVTYTDNVLVEYVTLGNGDLQVTGPGGFSQLVTFVSAVPATSAPSITATYRITPPGGSWDAADNGVYTIVMRTNQVEDNEGYAVDGGTIGTFTVNIAGPMTIAAARATPFGTTVTVTGVVTVANQHGGTVFIQDATGGIALFDNTAPFMNQDPDLLIGKEVTVTGVVSEFGRSGGTYPAGTPYSGLTQISPVLSYTIGANVGAPAPKPLTLNTLSEADEGELIEIPNVTFSINNRGIFVPNASFSISDASGSGVLRTPNTIFNNFNLLGKVIPATSVKIVGVLSQFAGGYQIVPRFVSDVDGATSATTPHDAIPANETLDIVTLNVEWFGHPSNGPTDDNLQRTNLATVLNQLQADVYVLQEICNVAQFNSLVSAMPGYAAKLVTECFSNRPSSPTGAQIDDGQKIAFIYKTSVITPDATFNGGEPLCYLSGYPVPPDYPQPFGASISNPSRFWASGRFPALFVVDATINGATRKLHLFGIHARANSSSVALENYSMRKFDINAFKQRLDVDFPNANIIVAGDYNDDVDVTVSDNPLNGPSTYDVFVNDPAAYRVLSGSLSAQGWRSYASRTNMIDHIMVSDELFNNHLAGSELVIDPYSLLPNFNFNTTVTDHLPVGTRFRFAEITVTPASLAAFNTTYGTPAAVQSFTVSGDYLSAGITITAPAGFEVSTNSSSGFAASITIGTAPTVAATTIYVRLKTDATVAGSPYSGNITVASAGAATKTVSIPNSTVSPKPLTVTGAMAQNKVYDGTTTATITGASLVGVIAPDVVTVSGSGTFADKNVDTNKLVTANLTLGGADAGNYTLTQPTGLTANITPKPLTVTGLTAQNKTFDGNTNATITGTPVLSGVIPDDMVSLTGAPVGAFNTPTVGTNKPVTVTGLSLTGLDANNYVLQPLTLLASINAAVPPRPVPAPPSGLNLSTLPVLQDRVFNPQGELINAQMQLQNGQTAQRTVSGPIVPVFERGQLVGYRITGAGTVCFTFFGEPNT